The Mannheimia granulomatis sequence CTGCAAGTTGAGTGTTGTTAGAACGAGAATAGGGCGAATTTATCGCCCTATTTTGTTAACTATTTGAAGCAGTCTGTAATAAGTAAAAAAATGGAGAAAAAAGACCGCTTGTTATGTATTTTAGTCTTCTCTGCCCAAAATCTGATTTACCTCACTCTTATACAGCACCGCTTTTGCACCAAAAACCGCTTGTACGCCGCCGCCGACTTCGAGTACGTCAATCGCACCGAGTTTTTTGAGGGTGGCTTTATCAACCGCTTTCACGTTTTTCACTGCGACACGCAGGCGAGTGATGCACGCATCGACGTTTTCGATGTTGGCTGCTGTACCAAGTGCGGCAATGATTTTATGGGCATTTTCGGTCAGCGAGCTGGTTTGTTGCTCGGTGGCTTCTTCGGTGTCTTCCGCACGCCCCGGTGTCATCACGTTGAATTTTTTAATCAGGAACAGGAACGAGAAGTAGTAAAGTGCTGCCCACGGTAAACCGACCATCACCACACGCACCCAGTTGGTGTTTTCGTTGCCTTGCAGAATGCCGAACAGGGTGAAGTCAATAATACCGCCTGAAAAGGTGTTACCAATCGAGATGTTCAGCAGGTCAGCGATGAAGAACGACACACCGTCCAAGAAGGCGTGGAACACATAGAGCCACGGCGCAACGAACAGGAACATAAACTCAATCGGCTCAGTGATACCGGTGATGAACGAGGTCAATGCCGCCCCTAAGAATAAGCCACCCACTGCACCACGACGTGCTTTTGGCACAGCGTGATACATGGCCAAGCACGCTGCCGGTAAGCCGAACATCATCGTATCAAAACGGCCGGCAAAAAAGCGTGTCCCTTCGGTAAACAAGCCTTGATGCGTTGGGTCGGCAAGCTGGGCAAAGAAGATTTTTTGTGCGCCGATAATGGTTTCGCCGTTCACCACTTCCGTGCCACCCAGCTCGGTGTACCAGAACAGTGGGTAGATCATATGGTGCAAGCCTACTGCCCCACTCAGACGCATTAAGAAGCCGTAGAAAAAGGTACCGATTTCGCCCATTGAGCTAATGCCTTGCCCAGCAGAGACCAGCCAGTTTTGGAAGGTCGGCCAAATCAGGAAGAACAGCGCACCCACGAAGATCGCCGCAAATGCCGTCACAATCGGCACAAAACGCGACCCACCGAAGAAGCCGAGAATTTGTGGCAGTTGGATATTGTGGTATTTATTGTGCAGTTTAACAGTAATCAAACCCATCACCAGCGAGCCGATCACACCGGTATCAATCCCTTTGGTTTCAGGGGAAAAGAGCGGAATGAGGGCAGCAATCGTGCCGGTCATAATCAAATAACCAACCGCCGCCGCCAATGCCGCCACGCCTTTATCCCGCTTCGCCAGCCCGATACCCAAACCGATACAGAGCAGCAACGCCAGATTGCCGAACACCACGCTCCCTGCCGAAGACATAATCTGAAAAATGCCCTGCAAGGTAGGGTTATCCAACATCGGGTAGGCTTGCACCGTTGCCTTATTCGACAATGCCCCGCCAATTCCAAGCAGCAAACCTGCCGCCGGCAAAATCGCAATCGGCAGCATGAAGGCTTTACCGACCTGTTGAAGTTGTTTAAACATAGTTTCCTCCTTTGATAGTAATGTTAATAGCATACTTAAATTTAAGGATTTTCGATGTGATATAACTCACAGTTTTGCAAAATTTTTTATAAATCTGACCGCTTGTAAAAAAATTACCGCAGCTTCTAAAATTCAAGTAGAATAACTCAATTTATAGCAAACACAACATTCAAAATTTGGAGAGATTATTTATGCCTAAATTGAGATCAGCGACCAGTACACAGGGTCGTAATATGGCAGGGGCGCGTGCGTTATGGCGTGCCACAGGGATGAAAGAAAACGACTTCGGCAAGCCGATTATTGCGGTAGTGAACTCCTTTACGCAGTTCGTGCCGGGGCATGTTCACTTAAAAGATCTGGGACAGATGGTTGCCGAGCAGATCGAAAAAGCCGGCGGTGTCGCCAAAGAATTTAACACCATTGCGGTTGATGACGGTATTGCGATGGGCCACGGCGGTATGCTCTACTCGCTGCCAAGCCGTGATTTGATTGCAGACAGCGTGGAATATATGGTCAATGCCCACTGTGCTGATGCGATGGTCTGTATCTCCAACTGCGACAAAATCACCCCGGGAATGTTAATGGCAGCAATGCGTTTAAACATTCCAACTGTGTTCGTCTCAGGTGGCCCGATGGAAGCAGGTAAAACCAAACTTTCCGATCAAATCATCAAATTAGACTTGGTCGATGCGATGATCCAAGGGGCGAACCCGAACGTCTCGGACGAAGTGAGCGACCAGATCGAACGTTCCGCTTGCCCGACTTGCGGCTCTTGCTCAGGAATGTTCACCGCCAACTCGATGAACTGCTTAACCGAAGCTCTCGGTTTAAGTTTGCCGGGCAACGGCTCGTGCTTGGCAACTCACGCCGACCGTAAACAGCTCTTCTTAGACGCAGGGACGCAAATCGTGGAACTGTGCAAACGCTACTACGAGCAGGACGACTATTCTGTTCTCCCACGTTCGATTGCAACCAAAGAAGCGTTCGATAATGCGATGAGCCTTGATATTGCGATGGGCGGT is a genomic window containing:
- a CDS encoding PTS transporter subunit EIIC, whose product is MFKQLQQVGKAFMLPIAILPAAGLLLGIGGALSNKATVQAYPMLDNPTLQGIFQIMSSAGSVVFGNLALLLCIGLGIGLAKRDKGVAALAAAVGYLIMTGTIAALIPLFSPETKGIDTGVIGSLVMGLITVKLHNKYHNIQLPQILGFFGGSRFVPIVTAFAAIFVGALFFLIWPTFQNWLVSAGQGISSMGEIGTFFYGFLMRLSGAVGLHHMIYPLFWYTELGGTEVVNGETIIGAQKIFFAQLADPTHQGLFTEGTRFFAGRFDTMMFGLPAACLAMYHAVPKARRGAVGGLFLGAALTSFITGITEPIEFMFLFVAPWLYVFHAFLDGVSFFIADLLNISIGNTFSGGIIDFTLFGILQGNENTNWVRVVMVGLPWAALYYFSFLFLIKKFNVMTPGRAEDTEEATEQQTSSLTENAHKIIAALGTAANIENVDACITRLRVAVKNVKAVDKATLKKLGAIDVLEVGGGVQAVFGAKAVLYKSEVNQILGRED